One stretch of Muribaculum intestinale DNA includes these proteins:
- a CDS encoding glycoside hydrolase family 18 yields MKSYKFILPVLALGAFATSCDTDIETVQDQGGNVVEPVNVSELYYQNLREYKATDHEIAFGWFSKYGGASSMALRFAGLPDSIDLVSLWGGIPKDPIDISEMRMCQQKKGIKFMPVDICRINKADVSLDFKKHWLEIMDKAESGELTGDALDEAKHQVMVEMGLYNVDLVFNNDLDGFDIDFEPEGDPVQGALFYTMLDEMAKYLGPNPNITKEERYALIEARYGTAVAQKPGSCDKLLCIDAYGQDPGAEHCAPLINYFLSQSYHSMISRNAYPQEKVVHCVSVGEGWNVDPATGATPQVGDFNTKTGLLYDYARWKPASGKKGGFGGFIINDDYNICNLNPYPYARFRDCIQICNPAIY; encoded by the coding sequence ATGAAATCATATAAATTCATTCTTCCCGTCCTCGCTCTCGGTGCTTTCGCTACATCATGCGACACCGATATCGAGACTGTACAGGATCAGGGCGGTAATGTGGTAGAGCCTGTCAATGTTTCCGAGCTTTACTATCAGAATCTCCGCGAATACAAGGCTACCGACCATGAGATTGCTTTCGGATGGTTCTCGAAGTATGGCGGTGCCTCTTCGATGGCTCTCCGTTTTGCCGGTCTGCCTGACTCAATCGACCTTGTTTCCCTCTGGGGCGGTATTCCCAAGGATCCGATAGATATCTCGGAGATGCGTATGTGTCAGCAGAAGAAGGGCATCAAGTTTATGCCTGTAGATATCTGCCGTATCAATAAAGCCGATGTATCTCTTGACTTTAAGAAGCACTGGCTTGAGATTATGGACAAGGCCGAGTCAGGCGAACTTACCGGTGACGCTCTTGATGAGGCAAAGCATCAGGTAATGGTAGAAATGGGTCTCTACAATGTCGACCTCGTGTTCAACAACGACCTTGACGGCTTCGACATTGACTTTGAGCCGGAAGGCGATCCCGTACAGGGCGCTCTTTTCTACACAATGCTCGACGAGATGGCCAAGTACCTCGGCCCGAATCCCAACATAACCAAGGAAGAACGCTACGCTCTTATCGAGGCCCGTTACGGTACTGCCGTTGCCCAGAAGCCCGGCAGCTGCGACAAGCTCCTCTGTATTGACGCTTATGGCCAGGACCCCGGTGCCGAACACTGCGCTCCGCTTATCAACTACTTCCTGTCACAGTCATATCATTCAATGATTTCACGCAATGCATATCCTCAGGAGAAGGTGGTTCACTGCGTGTCGGTGGGCGAGGGATGGAATGTTGATCCCGCTACCGGAGCCACCCCTCAGGTAGGCGACTTTAACACCAAGACCGGTCTCCTTTATGATTATGCACGTTGGAAACCAGCATCAGGTAAGAAGGGTGGTTTCGGTGGATTCATCATCAATGATGACTACAATATCTGCAACCTCAACCCGTATCCCTATGCACGTTTCCGCGACTGCATCCAGATATGTAATCCTGCCATCTATTAA
- a CDS encoding BT_3987 domain-containing protein: MKLYKFFTAIGVIALTAGFTSCSDDDDVYTDGFGGVEGQVVLAPTYNESYKFVKIPTGVVTPNITWSVAPRSRVRAAEDLTMKFEIDNSLIEAYNLENNTEYVALPDGVVTMAVSEATITPGNTSAETPVSLTVTDDAALLGRLEVGAEYIVPVRMTAVTQGSARIAVSATNVSYITFNVSEELINNSGNPTGTIVPKEDRASWTGTPGDGASEWNTWNNPIQENGGYNYGNYPAGSSVTFDLGKEYSFDGIYSYPFYGQSVYALFKANSEIFISSNGNDWTSLGVLSSARTTVALYAAVQARYIKVVLGAGNQIATTAFSIYEK; this comes from the coding sequence ATGAAACTATATAAATTCTTTACAGCAATCGGAGTCATTGCTCTTACCGCAGGTTTTACTTCCTGCTCTGACGACGACGATGTTTACACCGATGGCTTCGGTGGAGTTGAAGGTCAGGTAGTGCTTGCTCCGACTTACAATGAATCCTACAAGTTCGTCAAGATACCCACAGGTGTTGTCACCCCAAATATCACATGGAGTGTCGCTCCACGTTCGCGTGTACGTGCCGCCGAGGATCTCACTATGAAGTTTGAGATTGACAACTCTCTTATCGAAGCATACAATCTCGAGAACAATACTGAGTATGTAGCGCTTCCTGACGGAGTAGTCACTATGGCTGTGTCCGAGGCTACCATCACTCCCGGCAATACTTCCGCAGAAACTCCGGTTTCGCTCACTGTGACAGATGATGCCGCTCTTCTCGGCCGTCTTGAGGTCGGAGCGGAGTATATCGTGCCTGTACGCATGACTGCAGTCACTCAGGGTTCCGCCCGTATCGCTGTCAGCGCCACAAACGTCTCTTACATTACGTTTAATGTCTCTGAAGAGTTGATTAATAATAGCGGTAATCCGACCGGAACAATAGTACCTAAGGAAGACCGTGCTTCTTGGACAGGCACTCCGGGTGACGGTGCTTCAGAATGGAATACTTGGAATAATCCTATCCAGGAGAATGGTGGCTATAACTATGGCAACTATCCTGCCGGTTCGAGCGTAACCTTTGATCTCGGCAAGGAGTACTCATTCGATGGCATCTACTCCTATCCTTTCTATGGTCAGAGCGTTTATGCACTGTTTAAGGCAAACTCTGAAATTTTCATCAGCTCCAACGGCAACGACTGGACTTCGCTCGGAGTACTCAGCAGTGCACGCACTACTGTCGCTCTCTATGCGGCAGTGCAGGCACGCTATATAAAGGTTGTTCTTGGTGCCGGTAACCAGATTGCCACAACAGCTTTCTCAATCTATGAGAAATGA
- a CDS encoding SusD/RagB family nutrient-binding outer membrane lipoprotein gives MKNKVFSAVLCSVLAGGALSSCTDSFQSWNTNPNEVTPEEMMYDNLATGSNYATMQRGVYTVGLDNGGTYQITQMLTGDIFAGYFADLKGTYNIGNLHLDHYFMVDHWYNMPFNLAYTRIMEPYRQLCTYADENSVDRAMATVVRVFGMHRITDKYGPIIYSKFGTDVQTGYDSQKDVYNSFFEELDHAIEVLGTYVDQNPGKTYMARYDNVYSGDVARWVKFANTLRLRLAMRVSYVDPALATAQATAAINEVHGLMSSVADDAILHQGNGLTFTNSLWEVTQSWADLGMSATADCYLNGYNDPRLEKYYVKNTEGVYRGARNGVVNPQSALLQTKVSAANFSQNSDQPWMKHAEAYFLQAEAKLRLGVGNGDVQSLYEEGVRASFSSAGVNSGVDSYLASTDLPVASWVNPQGERSVDVSSMLSQVTPAFDATASQEKQLEQIITQKWIALYPDGQEAWSEIRRTGYPGWVRIDSYANTSEVVNNDIIRRLRFPSTEYSNNTANVSEAVRLLGGSDIAGTHLWWDAK, from the coding sequence ATGAAAAATAAAGTTTTTTCCGCAGTCCTTTGCAGTGTGTTGGCCGGAGGCGCACTCAGCTCCTGCACCGACTCCTTCCAGTCATGGAACACCAACCCCAATGAGGTGACTCCAGAGGAGATGATGTATGACAACCTCGCTACCGGCTCCAACTATGCCACCATGCAGCGCGGTGTCTACACCGTGGGCCTGGACAATGGCGGTACATATCAGATTACCCAGATGCTTACCGGCGATATCTTTGCCGGTTACTTCGCCGACCTCAAAGGCACATACAATATAGGCAACCTCCACCTCGACCACTATTTCATGGTCGATCACTGGTACAACATGCCATTCAATCTGGCATATACCCGTATCATGGAGCCTTATCGTCAGCTTTGCACCTATGCCGATGAAAATTCGGTCGACCGTGCCATGGCTACCGTTGTACGTGTATTCGGCATGCATCGTATCACTGACAAGTACGGCCCGATTATCTACTCTAAGTTCGGTACCGACGTACAGACCGGCTATGACTCGCAGAAAGATGTGTACAACTCATTCTTCGAAGAACTTGACCACGCTATCGAGGTGCTCGGCACATATGTCGATCAGAATCCCGGAAAGACATATATGGCCCGCTATGACAATGTATACTCTGGAGATGTAGCCCGTTGGGTGAAATTTGCCAATACTTTGCGTCTGCGTCTGGCTATGCGCGTCAGCTATGTAGACCCGGCTCTTGCCACTGCTCAGGCTACTGCCGCAATCAACGAGGTTCACGGCCTTATGAGTTCTGTAGCAGATGACGCCATCCTGCATCAGGGCAACGGCCTTACCTTTACAAATTCTCTTTGGGAGGTTACTCAGTCGTGGGCCGACCTCGGCATGAGCGCTACCGCCGACTGCTACCTCAACGGCTACAACGACCCGCGCCTTGAGAAATATTATGTAAAGAATACCGAAGGTGTGTATCGCGGTGCCCGCAATGGCGTTGTCAATCCCCAGTCTGCTCTCCTGCAGACCAAGGTTTCTGCCGCCAATTTCAGCCAGAACAGCGACCAGCCTTGGATGAAGCATGCCGAGGCATACTTCCTTCAGGCTGAAGCCAAGCTGCGCCTTGGTGTCGGCAACGGCGATGTACAGAGTCTGTATGAAGAGGGTGTGCGTGCTTCGTTCTCAAGCGCAGGCGTAAACTCAGGCGTAGACTCCTATCTTGCAAGCACAGATCTGCCCGTGGCTTCATGGGTCAATCCTCAGGGCGAGCGCTCGGTCGATGTATCGTCGATGCTTTCGCAGGTGACCCCTGCGTTCGATGCCACTGCATCGCAGGAGAAGCAACTTGAGCAGATTATCACCCAGAAGTGGATTGCACTCTATCCCGACGGACAGGAGGCTTGGAGCGAAATCCGCCGTACAGGTTACCCCGGCTGGGTGCGCATCGACAGCTATGCAAATACAAGCGAGGTTGTAAACAACGACATCATCCGTCGTCTGCGCTTCCCCTCTACCGAGTATTCCAACAATACCGCTAACGTGAGCGAGGCCGTACGTCTGCTCGGCGGTTCGGATATTGCAGGTACTCACCTATGGTGGGACGCTAAATAA